CACGATGAGCATCATGCCGGTCGACCAGGCGGACCGCTAAATAACCGCTACAGGTAGTCCACCACGTCGACGTTGAGACGGGCCTTCAGGTCGGTCATCCAGGCGTCGACGTCGAGGTAGTCCTGCGCTTCCACAAGCGGGATGACGTGGTGGTCGTAGGAGGTCGGCGGGCCGACGGTGAAGGTGGGCATGAAGCGGGCGCCTTCGAAGGTGGTCTCGTCGCCACGCTTGCGGAAGGTGAACTCGCCGATGCCACCGACCTTGGTGTTTTCCTCCCACTGGCCGTGCAGGAAGTTGCCGTGGGAGTACCAGACAGGCCCCGCGAACGGCTCGACCACGTGCGGGTGGCCGCCCAAGATGAGGTCGGCTCCCGCGTCGAGGGCGGTCTTCGCGGTGGCCTCCTGCTCGGCGTTTTGCAGCGGGGAGTACTCCTCGCCCATGTGCAGCATCACGACGGTCGCGTCGACCTGTTTGTCGAGGTTGGAGACTTGGGCGGCGAGGGTGTCGTCGATAAGCGATGCCATGTGCGGCTCGGGGATGGGGATGCCGTTGGTGCCGTAGGTGAAGGCGAGGAAGCCGACTTTGATGCCGTTTCGCTCGATGATGCGTGGGGTGGCGGCGTCTTCGGGGGAGGCGTAGCCGCCGACGTAAAGCATGTCGCGCTCGCGCATATTGCTTGTCGACGCCACCACGCCGTCCCCGCCGCGGTCCATGGTGTGGTTCGTGGCGTTGTTGACGATGTCCACCCCGGTGCCCTGGAGTGCGTCGATGATCTCCGGAGGCGAGTTGAACGTGGGGTAGCCCGACAGCCCGAGCTCGGGGCCGGCGACGGGGACCTCCATGTTCGCGGTGGTGATGTCGGCGTCCTCCATATAGGGCCTGACCTGGTCGAACATGCGGTTGAAGTCGAAGCCATCCGGGGTCTGCGCGGCGGTGTAGACGTCGGAGTGGACAAGGATGTCGCCGACGGAGCGGATGGTCAGGGTGGACTCCTGCGGCTGCTCAACAGGCTCAACAGGCTTCACAGGCTCTGCCTGCTCGACTGGCTCAGGTGCACACGACGCGAGCAGGAAGGCTGCAGCGATCGCCCAGAATCTACGCATGAATCACATACTGCCTTAAACTGGCCGACATGCATATCGACGTGCCGATTAAACTCGGCCAGTTCCTCAAACTGGCCAATCTGGTGGAGTCCGGCGGCCACGCCAAAGAGGCGATCGCGGCCGGCGAGGTGCTGGTCAACGGCGAGGTGGTCACCTCCAGAGGGCACTTGCTTGACGACGGCGACACCGTCCAGGTCGGTGGCCTCACCGAAACCGTGTCCAGCGAACCGGACGACGACGACTACTTCGACGAGGCCACCGCCGACGACGATTTCGATCCGGAGAAGTGGAGGAACATGTAATGCCCGCATTCGAAGGCAAAGATGGCATGCCGTTCTGGCAGGACTTGACCACGACGAACCTGCTGAAATCAACAAACTTCTACCGGGAGCTCTTCGGCTGGGAGATCGTCGACGGCATCGCCCGCAAGGAGGGCCTGCCGGTGGCGGGGCTGGTATCGGCCCAGGCAGACGGCTGGGTGACGTCGTTTTTGGGCGACGCCGACGTGGACAAGTACGGCGGCAAAGTGCTCAGTGCGGACGAGACGATCACGCTGTGCGAGGACCCTTCTGGTGGCCTGTTCGGGTTGAAGGACCCGGAGGAGCGCTTCGTCGCCGCAGGTGAGCCGGGTGTGCCGGTGTGGTACGAACTGGTGACCACCGACCAGGCCACCATCGATTTCTACGGCGACCTGTTTGATTGGGAGATCCGCGAAGAAGACGGCTACTTCCTGGCGTTCGAGGACGGCGCCCCGTTTTTGGGTATGTACGTCGGCGCAGGTGCGGCGTGGGTGAGCTACTTCGGCGTGGAGGACCTCGCGGCCGCGTGCAAGACGGTCGAGGAACTCGGCGGCACCGTGGAGGTCGGCCCGGGGGAGGGCCCGTTCGGGTTCATGGCCGGGATTACGGACCCGAACGGGGCGCAGTGCTTCCTCGTCGAGGTGGAAACGCCCGAGTTCGAGGACATCAACGAGGCGGACTCGGTGCTGTGAAGAGGTTGATTGCGGCGTTGGTGGTGTCGTCGTTAAGCATCGCCCTGAGTGGGTACCACGTGGACCCGTCGTATAACCGGGAACGCACGGCGCTGGCGGTCGTGCATCCGGACGGGCGCGTGTCCATTTCGCCGGAGGCGGAGGAGCCGCGGCCGGCGCTGTCGCTGGCGAAGCTCTACCTCGGCTACTACGTGCTCTACCACGGTACCGACGAGGAGAAAGACAAGGTAGAGAAGATGATCGCGTCCTCCGACGACGCGATCGCAGGCGAGCTGGACCGCGCGCATCCGGGCGCGATCGACGAGATTGCAGACGACTTCGACCTCGACCAGACCAGTAGGGTCGGCTCGTGGGGCAGAACGCAGACGTCGGCGCGGGATCTGGCGACGTTCATCTCGTCGATCGTGTGGGATCCGGTGGCGAAACCCCTGTTCGCTGGCATGGAGAAGCAGGCCGAGGTGGCCTCCGACGGCTTCATCCAGGGTTTCGGCACCGCGCGCCTGGATCGCGTGAAGGGCTCCAAGATGGGCTGGTCAGACGACCGTGGCAGTGCGACGGGGTCGGTGTCGTGGGGTGAGATCGGCAAGGAGACCTGGGCGGTGGCCGCCCTGACGTACGGGACGGCCTACGAGAACACCGTGGACACCAACGTGGGCATCAATCAGGTCAACGAAGGTAATCGGCGACTTCCTTGATGCGGCGCCGGATCTCTGCCGGGGTGGAGATCAGCCCCTTCGCGTAGTACTCGGTGCCCTCCAGCCCCGAGCCGTGTGAGGTTTGCACCAGGCCCTGTTTTGACTGGGTGGTGGGGAAGGTGAACACGTAGTCGGCGGCGTAGGGCACCGGCGCGTCCTGCAGGATCCATGCGGTGACGTCGCCGGACAGCTGGTCGACGGCCCGCTGGGCATCCTCCACGTTGTCCACGTCCAGGATCGTGGTGCCGGACAACTCTGCAACAGCCGCCACGTCCGGGCGCCACGCCATTTCTTTGGCATTTGCAGGCCCGTCCCAGACAGACACTGCCCACTTTCCGGTGGGCTCGCTCGGGCGCAGCACCGCGCCGAGCTCATGCTTATCGACGACCACGTCTCCCGCCCACTTCGTCGCCGGCATCGCATGATCCACCGCACTGCCCAGCATGAGCATGGCGGCGTGCGTGATCCGGTCCGGCAGCATGGCCAGGTAGTTCGGGCCGTCGTCGTAGGTCGCCTCGATGTAGGAGACCAACTGCTCGAGCTGCAGCTCCGGCGGCAGGTCCCGTTTCACGCCGCCGACGTTGAAGTTCGGGTCGCCCTGCTCGTTGAGGGGGTATTCGTCTACCAAATCGTCACCCGATCCTCCGGCGCGATCCACATCTTGGACCCCGGCTCCACGTCGAAGGCCTCGTAGAACTCTGCGACGTTCGCGGCGATGACGTTGCAGCGGAACTCGTTCGGGGAGTGCGGGTCGATCGCCAGCAGCTGCGCTGCCATCTCCGGGCGGGTCTTGGAACGCCACACCCGCGCCCAGGCGGTGAAGAGGCGCTGAAAACCTTCGCGATTTTCCTCCTGGCCGTGGTCAGCGAGGTACTTCTTGTAGGCGACGACGGCGATGCCGAGTCCGCCCAGATCGCCGATGTTCTCGCCGAGTGTGAACTCGCCGTTGACGCCCTTGGTGTCGGTGCCTTCCAGCACGGTCGGGACGAGGCCGTTGAACTGGCCGACCAGTTTGGAGGTCAGGTCATCGAAGTTCGTGCGGTCTTCTTCGGTCCACCAGGAGTTGAGGTTGCCCAGGCCGTCGTAACGCGAGCCCTGGTC
Above is a genomic segment from Corynebacterium lujinxingii containing:
- a CDS encoding CapA family protein gives rise to the protein MRRFWAIAAAFLLASCAPEPVEQAEPVKPVEPVEQPQESTLTIRSVGDILVHSDVYTAAQTPDGFDFNRMFDQVRPYMEDADITTANMEVPVAGPELGLSGYPTFNSPPEIIDALQGTGVDIVNNATNHTMDRGGDGVVASTSNMRERDMLYVGGYASPEDAATPRIIERNGIKVGFLAFTYGTNGIPIPEPHMASLIDDTLAAQVSNLDKQVDATVVMLHMGEEYSPLQNAEQEATAKTALDAGADLILGGHPHVVEPFAGPVWYSHGNFLHGQWEENTKVGGIGEFTFRKRGDETTFEGARFMPTFTVGPPTSYDHHVIPLVEAQDYLDVDAWMTDLKARLNVDVVDYL
- a CDS encoding RNA-binding S4 domain-containing protein; this encodes MHIDVPIKLGQFLKLANLVESGGHAKEAIAAGEVLVNGEVVTSRGHLLDDGDTVQVGGLTETVSSEPDDDDYFDEATADDDFDPEKWRNM
- a CDS encoding VOC family protein; amino-acid sequence: MPAFEGKDGMPFWQDLTTTNLLKSTNFYRELFGWEIVDGIARKEGLPVAGLVSAQADGWVTSFLGDADVDKYGGKVLSADETITLCEDPSGGLFGLKDPEERFVAAGEPGVPVWYELVTTDQATIDFYGDLFDWEIREEDGYFLAFEDGAPFLGMYVGAGAAWVSYFGVEDLAAACKTVEELGGTVEVGPGEGPFGFMAGITDPNGAQCFLVEVETPEFEDINEADSVL